One genomic window of Pocillopora verrucosa isolate sample1 chromosome 8, ASM3666991v2, whole genome shotgun sequence includes the following:
- the LOC131779415 gene encoding uncharacterized protein: MKFTLLLFCIFAYLLLFFVAGSSSGVANLCEEGKFFDSSKQKYKSCLECKSDMQECYSCCQTKVHGGEKNNSSTPILRHQVTDKPGLHDGKPRAAEGDKSLPNIFVVSTISVFLISSLLVLVLVVIRSSLERRVEARESTSMSRQSQQSSPVIEIMTTHAQLLVQRDDASEGDAANEGDVASEGNVRLDNTYYVDAVCKKTCPILPPNLYPMKYLKKPVATCALAFSRLVGITWCSVGTNGGISQVITYHRVQGR; encoded by the exons ATGAAATTTACGCTGCTCCTTTTTTGCATATTTGCCTATCTGCTATTGTTCTTCGTCGCTGGATCAAGCAGTGGAGTTGCAAACCTTTGCgaggaaggaaaattttttgatTCATCGAAGCAAAAGTACAAGTCATGCCTCGAGTGCAAATCCGACATGCAGGAGTGCTATTCGTGTTGTCAAACCAAGGTCCATG GaggtgaaaaaaataactcGAGCACTCCAATCCTACGTCATCAAGTGACAGATAAACCCGGTTTGCATGATGGGAAACCTCGAGCCGCTGAAGGAGACAAGTCTCTTCCGAACATCTTCGTGGTATCCACAATTAGTGTGTTCCTTATCAGCTCCTTGTTGGTTCTCGTGCTTGTCGTTATCCGATCCTCTCTTGAACGCCGTGTTGAAGCAAGAGAAAGTACGAGCATGAGTAGACAGTCCCAGCAGTCTAGTCCAGTTATAGAGATCATGACGACGCATGCGCAACTGCTGGTACAAAGGGATGACGCGAGTGAAGGAGACGCCGCTAATGAAGGAGACGTAGCCAGTGAAGGAAATGTTCGACTGGATAATACATACTACGTGGATGCA GTTTGTAAGAAAACTTGCCCCATACTTCCACCTAATTTATATccaatgaaatatttgaaaaaaccaGTCGCAACTTGCGCGCTCGCATTTTCCCGTTTGGTGGGGATCACATGGTGTTCAGTGGGAACGAATGGGGGAATCAGTCAAGTCATCACCTATCATAGAGTACAGGGGCGATAA
- the LOC131772089 gene encoding transmembrane protein 220-like, with amino-acid sequence MTEQSSIVTVEDKQETLIGKVCNPWMWRVANGFMALFFAFASYVQINDPDPVIWMLIYAIPCFLCIALVIDSSLQGHYVWRYTAVIHVAVCNLGIFYSLSVLFGTEISFKNPLEYEEGREIGGLLIIIAWLGLCWLRRLRGFSEANVFFWSATIAVSLTPFVLLGYYVNTWDVSAIQSHCKDIISRHLYKEI; translated from the exons ATGACCGAGCAGAGTTCTATTGTAACTGTTGAAGATAAACAAGAAACATTAATCGGGAAGGTTTGCAACCCATGGATGTGGCGAGTTGCGAATGGTTTCATGGCCTTGTTTTTCGCTTTTGCCTCATATGTTCAG ATCAATGACCCTGATCCTGTAATATGGATG TTGATCTATGCCATTCCATGTTTCCTGTGTATTGCTTTAGTGATTGATTCATCATTACAAG GTCATTATGTATGGAGGTATACAGCCGTCATTCATGTTGCTGTCTGTAATCTGGGTATTTTTTACTCACTAAGTGTCCTATTTGGGACTGAGATCAGCTTCAAAAATCCTCTGGAATATGAAGAAGGGAG GGAAATTGGAGGCCTTTTGATAATCATAGCCTGGTTAGGGCTCTGTTGGCTAAGAAGACTCAGAGG TTTTAGTGAagcaaatgtctttttttggTCAGCCACAATAGCTGTCTCTCTGACTCCATTTGTTCTCTTGGGTTACTATGTAAACACATGGGATGTGTCTGCCATACAAAGCCACTGTAAAGATATAATTTCAAGGCATCTGtacaaagaaatttaa
- the LOC131779413 gene encoding eukaryotic translation initiation factor 3 subunit L-like: MYESEGLYEGEGGAPDGEFYGGGEYEPPIHDKGGIDPQSYSHIPEEIRRFIHFFHQHVTDQNLYDIQFIYETNFNKLTERYFEKSPWPEPEYVASLVDGDQVFLILYKELYYRHIYNKLKPTLENRFDSYFNYCDLFNYILNTDEPVPLSLPNQWLWDIIDEFIYQFQAFSQYRSKLLKKGEDEVGTLRANTKIWNVHSVLNVLYSLVEKSKINHQLERYNQGGDPDSVAGEFGIHPLYKMLGYFSLIGLLRLHSLLGDYFQAIKVLENVELNKKSLYSRVPACQITTYYYVGFAYLMMKRYQDAIRSFSNILLYIQRTKNMFQTKSYQYEQIMKKNDQMYVLLAICLTLCPQRIDENVHSQLREKNADRLQRLQRGDLQTFEESFSYACPKFISPVPPNFDAPPANFNREPFNLQLKVFMNEVSQQSLIPVIRSYLKLYTTMPIAKLAAFLDMDESQFRTQLLCFKHKQRNLVWTKGTDALEGELQSSSEVDFYIDQDMIHIADTKVERRYGDFFIRQIHKFEEVTKNIQAVQ, from the exons ATGTATGAATCTGAAGGATTATATGAGGGAGAG GGTGGCGCACCAGATGGAGAATTTTATGGAGGAGGAGAGTATGAGCCTCCTATACATGATAAAGGAG GTATAGATCCTCAGTCCTATTCTCATATACCAGAGGAAATACGAAGATTTATTCACTTCTTCCATCAGCATGTCACTGACCAG AATCTCTATGACATTCAGTTCATCTATGAAACAAA TTTCAACAAATTGACTGagagatattttgaaaaatctCCTTGGCCTGAACCTGAATATGTTGCAAGCCTTGTGGATGGAG ATCAAGTGTTTTTGATCCTTTACAAAGAGCTGTACTACAGACACATCTACAACAAGCTCAAG CCAACACTGGAAAATCGCTTCGattcttatttcaactactgtGATCTTTTCAACTACATTTTGA ACACAGATGAACCAGTACCTCTCAGCTTGCCCAATCAGTGGTTGTGGGATATTATTGATGAGTTTATTTACCAG ttccaAGCATTTAGCCAGTACCGATCAAAGTTGTTGAAAAAGGGAGAAGATGAAGTGGGAACTCTAAGAGCAAATACAAAG ATTTGGAATGTTCACAGTGTGCTCAATGTGCTGTATTCTTTGGTGGAGAAATCCAAGATTAATCACCAG cttgAGAGGTATAACCAAGGGGGTGACCCAGACTCAGTGGCTGGTGAGTTTGGAATTCATCCACTCTACAAGATGCTGGGTTACTTCAGTCTGATAGGTTTGCTGAGACTGCATTCACTGCTTGGTGATTATTTTCAGGCCATCAAAGTTTTAGAGAATGTCGAGCTAAACAAGAAG AGTCTATACTCAAGAGTTCCAGCTTGCCAGATCACTACCTACTACTATGTTGGGTTTGCCTACCTCATGATGAAGAGGTACCAG GATGCTATTCGCAGTTTCTCCAATATTCTGCTTTACATTCAGAGGACCAAAAATATGTTCCAAACTAAATCCTATCAGTATGAACAG ATAATGAAGAAGAATGATCAGATGTATGTACTGCTGGCCATCTGTCTGACATTATGTCCACAG CGAATTGATGAAAATGTTCACTCACAACTGAGGGAGAAAAATGCAGATAGGTTGCAACGACTTCAGCGTGG AGACTTGCAGACATTTGAGGAGTCGTTCTCGTATGCTTGTCCTAAGTTTATCTCCCCAGTCCCTCCGAACTTTGACGCCCCTCCAGCTAATTTTAACAGG GAACCGTTTAATCTTCAGCTGAAAGTTTTCATGAATGAAGTGTCACAGCAGTCTCTGATACCAGTGATTAGAAG ctATTTGAAGTTGTACACCACAATGCCCATCGCAAAGCTTGCTGCATTTTTAGACATG GATGAGAGTCAGTTCAGGACCCAACTGCTCTGCTTCAAG CATAAACAGAGGAATCTTGTGTGGACGAAAGGAACAGATGCTCTTGAGGGAGAGCTCCAGTCTTCCTCTGAAGTGGACTTTTACATTGaccag GATATGATACACATCGCAGATACGAAAGTTGAACGGCGGTATGGAGATTTCTTTATTCGACAGATTCACAAGTTTGAGGAG GTCACTAAGAACATCCAAGCAGTCCAGTAA
- the LOC131780038 gene encoding uncharacterized protein produces the protein MILIFGAVLLLSLVDQSSQQPLPCKDGKFYESSVFDYFNCSVCIEQPHYENCDTCCKKITTTSTSTVAATTEKTKLHTSPSASQFVKTEKMRFSPMEMVIIGFSFGFVAGAVIAWLVVITARVCSKRRKKLEKLMTSKSIKATQETQRNTSSPMVWGQNVGIPPAADPHDC, from the exons ATGATTTTGATCTTCGGAGCTGTTCTTCTCTTGTCATTAGTTGATCAAAGCAGTCAGCAGCCACTGCCATGCAAGGATGGGAAGTTCTATGAAAGCAGCGTGTTCGACTATTTCAACTGCAGCGTTTGTATTGAGCAACCTCACTACGAGAACTGTGATACCTGTTGTAAAA AAATCACGACCACGTCAACATCAACTGTTGCAGCAACGACCGAGAAAACTAAACTGCATACGAGTCCCTCAGCATCTCAATTCGTCAAGACAGAAAAAATGCGTTTCTCTCCGATGGAAATGGTTATCATAGGATTCTCTTTCGGATTCGTGGCCGGTGCTGTAATAGCTTGGCTGGTTGTGATTACAGCTAGAGTCTGCTCCAAAAGGAGGAAGAAACTGGAAAAACTGATGACTTCAA AATCAATAAAAGCAACACAGGAAACCCAGCGTAACACGTCATCACCCATGGTTTGGGGCCAAAATGTTGGTATACCTCCGGCAGCGGATCCGCATGACTGTTGA